TAAGAGGCAACTGTAACTCTGCTTCATGAGTCAGAAATAAAAGTTACAAGAAACTCATGTGTTTGTCTTCATCAAGACAGTACTCCATGGTTATGTTTGGAGAAACTCGCAACCGCACAGCCCAGTGCTACTATACTGATTTGGTTGGCTAAATCATTGTGTAAACAAAGCATTAAAACATACATTGGACAGAAGAAACTGCAGTCTGACTTGCAGTAGAACTTGTACAGTGACAAAAGATTTATCTCACTGATATAGAACATATCCTACTGTCAAGTGCACAAGTAAGGCAGCAGTGCTTAGCtcgcagcgccacctgctgcatGTTTCACTGCTGTCCTTGTAGTAATTCAAGATGTAATTCAACATTACAAGATGTTTAAAAGAGTGAAGATGTGTCGATACAACACAGTCTAAAAGTATTTTTGAGtcaaaggtttgtttttttttgttttgctgatgcATTATTGACGGTAGCGTCCGAAGACAAATACAATTGCAGGACCATAGTAATGTATGAATAATTTCGATACAGCGGTCAAATATTTTGTGCCTAAATAAAGGACACAGGATAAGCACAAACACCTCACAGCCGGATTTATGACCATTCATGACCATTTTTAAGCCGCACACTTGCAATCACAGCACACATGATGGCGCTGTACTCAAACATTTTGTTCGAATCCGGgctgttgttttattattattattattattgttattgttattgttattgttattgttattattattgttattattattattgattaagGTGCTAAATTAAAGCTTTATTTGAAGGTTCTGGTTAACTGCATGTCGTCTGTAATTCTATGTTCACATTTGATTAAGAAAACACAGCAAATGAATACGAAAATAGCACAGTGGAATGTACAAAGGAGACTTGAATGCACAACATTGCGATGCGAAACATCTTCATTCAAATCCACTCATTTCCCTGCTGCCAGATTCCCCCGAGCATGAAGCCAGTTTTGAATGTTCATCATTTGAATGAGCACAAATTGAAAACAGATCTGTCTTTTCACTGAGGCAAGATGATGGATCTTTTCTGCTACATGTGAAAAGCTGCAGGTGAAACACAGATTGTCCGTGGAGCAATGTTGGGAAGAGGACTGATATCGGAGCAGTAAGGGCAGTGGATGGAGTCATGCACCAGACGCTCATCATTTCACATTCTTTCCAAGCCTTAGTCAACCATTATTTCTTCCTGCATCGCGTTCCAGCACAAAAAGGTCATGCAAAACAGCAGAAATGGACATGGAGTCGGCGTATTTGTCTACTTTATTTAACATGTAAATCATCTTGATCTGAGCTGGAAGTGGCCTCAGTGCTATATAGCCCTGGAGTCACAGTCAGGGATCACAGAGGAGCTCAGAAACTTGTCTGCTTCTAAACATACTTTCTTGCTCCAAAAGCGATGCGGCCCACTGGCACACAGGTCACCCACCTTCTGCTGGCTGCTACTCTTTGCTCTGGATTGTTAGACGACGCGATAACATTTTACATGGTACACGAGACTTTAAGTTGGAGCGATGCAAGACACTACTGTCAAGAATATCACTTTGACTTGTTGCACTTGAGGTATTGGGATTCCTTCATGTCAACCAGGTGGTCACTTCATAGCGACACATCCAAGTACTGGATCGGCCTGCGCCGGGATCCTGATCAGGACACCGCCTGGAGGTGGATAAATCTAAGGTGAGCGTGTGGTACTTTCCAAACAGAACATGTGgtttgattctgtttttgttgcaggACGGGTGTGGGACTCACTGGAGAGGACTTCTCACACAGCAGCAAATGGGCTACAAACGAACAGACCAGTCACTGTGCTGTAGTGGACAACAGACAGTTCTCCAGTCTACCCTGTTCAACTTCACTGACTTTCTACTGTTCAAAAAACACAGGTGAACCTACATTTAATGATTCACGTCTAAGCTGGCATGAAGCTCGGCAGTACTGTCAGCAGAGGTCTCTAGACCTGGCGACCTACAACCCACAGCACATGTATAAAGTCCCGGGCTGGATTGGACTCTACAGAGTGGGTGGGGATCACTGGAACTGGAGCCAGGGACATTCTGAAGACATCAACTGGAATAAAAATGAGCCTCTTGTCAAAGACTGTGCCTCTTATGATCCAACGAAAAAGAAGTCATACAGTCGCCAGTGCTCGGAGAAGCTGCCGTTCTTCTGTGTTGACGACGGCCTGctgctggtgaagaagagaatgaCATGGGAGGAAGCCCTGGATTACTGTGAGAACCTGACCATGCCATGCATGGACGAGCAGGAGCCCTGCATGTATCGCTATAAGCTACTGAGCCTGACATCTGAGGCAGACTTCGACGTGGTCAGACACAGGATTCAGACTGCCGGGACAAGTGAAGTAAGTTTTCACCCAAAGACATCAGATTAGCCAGCACCATTCTCAGGTCAAAGGCAACTCAAACTACTGGCAAGAAAAACCAATACATATCAACACACTTTGAATGTTTTGGCGCCACAGTTGTAACCTTtcctaaaaaaatgtttgccGGACAGGTCTTTGTAGGTCTGCGCTTTCTGGCCGGGACCTGGTGGTGGATGAACGGAGATGCGGCGGACTCAGAGAACCTTCCTGAATGCCCGACCAAGGGGTGGGACTGCGGCATCATATCAAAGAACAGCACGGACAACTGGCTGACAGGCAGCTGCATGCAGAAAAGAAACTTTGTTTGCCTCAAAAGAACGGTGGCTGTTGAAGAAGATGATTAGTTATCTGGGGTATTTTTTAATGTTCCTCAGCCTAAAGTCCTtttgttgaaaaacaacttggaaatatttgtttatGAAGTATAATGTCTATGAAGtcttcatttcaaaaacatgctTCTAGTTTTAGCGTCCTTTTCTGTCTATTTCTGGGGTGGGGAATAAAATGCTGCCACATCATAAACTTGCAGTGTCGtgagaaatggaaatggaaatgacGTCTTTGTATAAATGCCAATTCAAATGGCTGTAAGTCGGTTACACTAGTACTTATACCGAATATATATAcctacagaaaaaaacagaacacaaagcatttcatttcagtgtcaCTCATCAATACAGGCAACTGAAGAGAAAGCAATGAAAAGACAGGGAAacgaaaatacatatataaatgcACAGTACTGTAGGATTACCTATGAACCAATAATAATTGTTGTCCACCATTGTGCAGAGAGAAGTTACATTGAGATATAAAAAGGAAATGTGAAAATGGCATCACAAAGTCGTACAATAATTCGTTTGGTTAGATGCTTGGTGGATGTAAATAAGGTATATTATGGGACAACCCAGTGGCGGCTGCAGAGAAGACCCAGATGGAGGAAGTTAATTTTGCTGTACTTAGATGTTTagatacaaaataaatacaataaaaatgagaTACAAAGGTTTTTCCAGTACGAACTTCAGAATGCAAAATAAGTGGATTTATAAAGCTAAAGCCTCTTTGGAATATATTACCACTAAAATGTAAGacacaaaagaaacaatatGATGATTACTCCTCATGTACATAATTCTTTTTATCCATTTTGGTTATGATCATGTGAAAATGATGCTCACCACATCcttgtctttcttttatttatttgtttaacattattttgcttaaaaaataaaaataaaaatacaaacgcTAACGGTCCCAATTCCGTTAAAGGCATTCCACCATCGTCTTATCAGAAATGTGTTTGTGGTTTGTATTGATTTTGCGAGTcgtttctgtttaaaaaaaaaaaaaaaaacttacagcAGCGGAACGTTTTACATAGTCAAACGCCTTCCGTGCGGCGGAAGAATTTGGGTGATGAACTACTGCTCTCTTCCGGTTGTCATTCGCCGACTGTCGTGGCTTTTCAGTTCGGTAAGTGGTTTTAAAAAATCTCTTGTTCATCTTCCGAATAAATGATGATTGCTTTGTATTCCTCACAGGGAAGGGTACCGTGAACTAACAGTGGTCGATGTTGTTGCGTGTCTGTTTATGGAGGCTGTAGATCGCTGTCGGATAAGATCTTTTTCGGTTACAACCGTTTAAATGAAGTAACAAATAAAGCTGTAGCTATCGAGGATATAATGTGTCCTTCAACAAACCGTAAGAGTGAACTCGTTTTCGGCACCCTTTTAAATGGGTCGGAAAGGTTACTTTGTATGTAAGAATTTTCGATGGAAAACGTCGTGATACGTACATTTGCAATCAACTTCTGACTTTTAAAACACACACGCTCGAgctcatatatatacatactatGTCACTGTATTGTTCACACACGTTTGTTGGTTTCATGCCTCTGCAGGACGTGCTGTCAAGAGGCCCGACATCATGACTCTATTCCACTTTGGAAACTGCTTTGCTTTGGCGTATTTCCCCTACTTCATCACATACAAGTGCAGTGGCCTGTAAGTATTGTTGTCGCTTGAATTGCCGAACAAGATTTTCCCGTGTGGTCGTTGTCAGTGTAATGTagcaggtccccacaaagccaaAAAGTCTAATCAGATTAGTCCTTGTGTAGTGTGGGGGAAATAATCCTGCCAATAGCTACTGTGCTGGTTGCAGCTGCTTGTTTTGTCTGTTGAGTTTTGAGCCTTCGATAGACCTGATACATAACTTAAAACATGGTCAATAGGAATTATGCCTGAGTATTCTGTCAAACCTTTATCATACAAAAATGTGTTATTGAGTTGATGATGTTTTATAAAGTACAGGTAAAAACaatttgtaatatttttttattacagttCAGAATACAATGCGTTCTGGAGATGTGTCCAGGCCGGAGCTACATACCTGTTTGTTCAGCTGTGCAAGGTGAGGATCGTTTTTCTGTGAGATGTTTTATTTGACGTTTTTTGCAATGGCAGCGGAagttgtattgtttgtttagaaCTGAAAGGACTGGCATTTGATGATGTGAAGAAGGGTAATACACAAGTCCCCCTGTCTTATTGCTGTTTTGCCGTAGAAACTCAACATATTAGTCATAAGAATGAAAAGAGTTACAAATACTAGGAATTTATTTTGGTCGTGAAACAGGACATGGTGCCCCCTCCACCAAGATCCTCTCTTAACTGGGTGGACAGAAGCTGTGGAACTTACAAACAGTGGTTCACTTCAGATTAAACCACATCTCTGTGTTGTGTCCCAGATGCTGTTTCTTGCCACATTTTTCCCAACCTGGGAGGGCGGAGCTGGAGTTTATGATTTTGTTGGGGTGAGTGTTGCAGCTTTACCAGAGTGACCGTCGGTCACATGGACGATCTGCTCAGCTTGCGTTTCTGTCTCACAGGAGTTCATGAAGGCGACTGTGGACTTGGCTGACCTGCTGGGCCTCCACCTGGTGATGTCGCGCAATGCTGGCAAGGGTGAATACAAGATCATGGTGGCGGCAATGGGCTGGGCCACAGCCGAGCTTGTCATGTCCAGGTATGCAGTCTGAGGGACACGTGAGAAAACACTCACATGTGTCTGCAAACCTCAACTCTGAACCTCATCCTCGGTGTGTTCATCCTAGGTGTCTCCCCCTGTGGGTGGGAGCCAGAGGCATTGAGTTCGACTGGAAATATATCCAGATGAGCTTTGACTCCAACATCAGTTTAGTAAgtgttttacttatttatttagttttttcttttcatgtgagTTTAGCAGTTGTATATGTCGAGCCTTTGTCATTCAGCACTGTATTCCAATGTGTGCTTGTGTTTAAAGGTTCACTACATCGCGATGGCTGCAGTCGTGTGGATGTTCACTCGCTATGATCTACCCAAAAGCTTCCGTCTTCCTGTCACTGTGCTGTTGGCGCTCTGTGTCTACAAGTCCTTCTTAATGGAGTAAGTAAACACACGCAGAAAGTGTGAGGATTTTACGGCTTGAAAATAAGAGTGAGTAAGAGTTTCCTGTCTGACTTTGGGTCTGATGAGTCACCAAACAAAAGCCTCCGTGACCTTTTTTTCTAATTGATTTTAAGAATCTTCCTCTGGTTTATATGTTGTGTCTCAGCTGCACGTGAACCTCTCATTTTGAATGCTCACCTGTGTCCAGGTTGTTCATCCACGCCTTCGTCTTGGGCAGCTGGACGGTGTTGCTGGTGAAGGCCGTGCTGACTGGTGCCATCTCCCTGTGCTCACTCTTCCTCTTCGTCACGCTGGTCCACAGCAACTAAGTCACACCAAGTCATTACACGGCGAGCCGATCCACACctcaggtccttgttgtttttgaGGGAGAATCTGGGCAGCTTTAAAACATGAACAGAAGAAATGCGTTCTGTGGATGTTCTGGTTTGGTTTCCCTGGCAGATGTGATGGACCAAAAACGACTGGAGTCTCTGGAGGAAGTATTCTTCTCATCTTAACTGTGTTTATTGAGAGACGGAGAAATGGATTTGTAACCATAGACTGTCCAGAAACTAAACCCattttctatcttttttttctattaatgaATGATGTCTATGAAGTCGGATCTATCAATTTATTTATACACCAGTATAGATATTAACTGTAGTAAACCCTATCTGTCATCGGTTTTAATGAaacaattattaaaatattctgtCTGAAATTCTGAGTTACAGTGAGATCAATAAATATGAATGGAATGAGTGAGAATgtgccttcatttattttctgctgcTGAACACATCAACAGTGTTAAATGTGGGGGAAAGAGAGATGAACTCCTCCCATCTCATCTACTCTTTCcatcattttgaattttttggatgtattttttttatatgatcTTTGTTGCTTTACATACTTCCCCCctctcaaaaaataaaaataaaaaatacagtcaTAATCTGAACTCACCGAGTTCAAATTGGCACCTCTTGTCTGTTTAAGTCGCTCGTCAGTTTTGTCTAAAcatcaccatctagtggccaataAACGTCATTGAAATCTTTTTTCAAACGCAAGTTGCAGAATGGTCCTTTGTACATACAGCATCATAGGCATCACCTGTTCATTTTTTCCCGCATTTACTGAAAATTCAATTTAACGAAATTGTAGTTGCGTATGTATGGCACGTGACCAAATCCAGACAGTCTGCAGCGCCTTACAATTCGTTTCGTCTGCGCCATTTCCTGTGACGTCACGCGCGTCAGAGTCAAAAGCCCGACAACGTCCTCCTCTCCTCGCCGGGCGCGGTGGCGCGCGCCTGTAATCCAAGTCACTGGGAGGCTGAGGCTGGTGGATCGTTTGAGCTCAGGAGATCTGAGCTGCAGCGGACTATGTCGATCGGGTGTCCGCACTAAGCTCGGTATCGATATGGTGCTTCCGGGGGAGCTCGGAACCACCAGGTCGCCTAAGGAGGGGTGCACCGGCCCAGGTCGGAAACGGAGCAGGTCAAAGCCCCCGTGCCGCTCAGTAGTGGGATCGCGCCTGTGAATAGACGCTGTAGTGCAGCCTGAGTAATACAGCGAGACCCAGTCTTTTTCTTGCCTTCTGCCGCCGCGACACATGCGACATTCAACTCACGCGTCATGTCCAACACGTGCAActctttcattttgtgtttgtggGTCTCACTCGTCTCCCCACGTCACTCACTCGCTAATGTGTTTCTCCATTGGCTGCACTGCCTCCTCCTGGACAAGACCAGAACTCCACTCACACGCTGCCGAGGCTTACGTgggctcagccaatcacagccaCGCATACTGCCTTGAGCGAACGACGGTTCGTCCAACCAGTGCCTTCGTTTTTATTGAGTCGGACACCACCAATATTTAGCGAGAAaatatttattgacatttaaaaattaACATAATGAAACGTGAATATGTGTTCGTCATGGATAACGGTGTTTTAAAATGTGCGTTTTAGCGTTTAACACGTTTAatcgtttttattatttttttttcaattaaattaatttattaaataaaaataaattaaggaGCCCCACTAGTTCCTGTtcccacaggaacagcttcttcacctcagccgtcagactgttgaattcgtgttattttattttattttattaacatcaCTTTATTTcggagcactttcctagttggtgggctccccactgaccatggcaataaattctattctgattctgattctgatagttGATAGAGTAGATTCCGGCAGTATTTGCTGGTGGCAGGTTATGCGTGTTACAGGTACCTACTGTAGCCGAGCTGTTCTGAAGAAGCGGAATTTAGAAGTACTCAAGAACGAGATAGTTTCGCTGAACACCGGCATAGAATACTGCCGCTCGCTTTATTGACAACCCCATCAACAGCCGCCCCATTTCCGTtacaccttcaaaataaaacggaaCCACGTGCAGTGATAGAGACAAATAACTAATATAACTTCTTACACTGCCAATAAACGGAACGATGTCACAGTGTGAGGCAATTCATGAAGAATGACTATTTTTATGTCGGTAAATATACTTTAAGAGAATATTGATCATAAGTTGTACTTTCGAGAGGCGTATTCGTTGTTAGTTAAAAATCTGCAGTGCGTACGCAGTAAATACAGATAATACTTGAACGTGGCGGGTTAAAGtattcaaaatgtttgttttggcaaAGATTTCCAGAGTTCAACAGATGCCTCACCACTCTTCATCTTTTCCTTTTCGCTCTGTTCAAAAACCTTAGAACAATTAaaatatctaaaataaaatattatatatatatatatatatatatatatatatatatatatatatatatatatatatatatatatatatatatagctgaaaggacatttatttaaatacgGGACAGACATAGCAGAAACGAAAGCACTGGTTGGACGAACCGTCGTTCGCTCAAGGCAGTATGCGtggctgtgattggctgagcccAGGTAAGCCTCGGCAGCGTGTGAGTGGAGTTCTGGTCTTGTCCAGGAGGAGGCAGTGCAGCCAATGGAGAAACACATTAGCGAGTGAGTGACGTGGGGAGACGAGTGAGACccacaaacacaaaatgaaagagTTGCACGTGTTGGACATGACGCGTGAGTTGTATGTCGCATGTGTCGCGGCGGCAGAAGGCAAGAAAAAGACTGGGTCTCGCTGTATTACTCAGGCTGCACTACAGCGTCTATTCACAGGCGCGATCCCACTACTGAGCGGCACGGGGGCTTTGACCTGCTCCGTTTCCGACCTGGGCCGGTGCACCCCTCCTTAGGCGACCTGGTGGTTCCGAGCTCCCCCGGAAGCACCATATCGATACCGAGCTTAGTGCGGACACCCGATCGACATAGTCCGCTGCAGCTCAGATCTCCTGAGCTCAAACGATCCACCAGCCTCAGCCTCCCAGTGACTTGGATTACAGGCGCGCGCCACCGCGCCCGGCGAGGAGCGGAGGACGTTGTCGGGCTTTTGACTCTGACGCGCGTGACGTCACAGGAAGGGGAATGGCGGATATTTGTGGATTTTTTCGGGACTTTAGCGAACATTGTTTATCTTTCAATGTTGCTTGTTTAAAATGTAGCCGGCGGCGGTGATGCGAAC
This window of the Synchiropus splendidus isolate RoL2022-P1 chromosome 12, RoL_Sspl_1.0, whole genome shotgun sequence genome carries:
- the tmem147 gene encoding transmembrane protein 147; the encoded protein is MTLFHFGNCFALAYFPYFITYKCSGLSEYNAFWRCVQAGATYLFVQLCKMLFLATFFPTWEGGAGVYDFVGEFMKATVDLADLLGLHLVMSRNAGKGEYKIMVAAMGWATAELVMSRCLPLWVGARGIEFDWKYIQMSFDSNISLVHYIAMAAVVWMFTRYDLPKSFRLPVTVLLALCVYKSFLMELFIHAFVLGSWTVLLVKAVLTGAISLCSLFLFVTLVHSN
- the LOC128768843 gene encoding macrophage mannose receptor 1-like; protein product: MVHETLSWSDARHYCQEYHFDLLHLRYWDSFMSTRWSLHSDTSKYWIGLRRDPDQDTAWRWINLRTGVGLTGEDFSHSSKWATNEQTSHCAVVDNRQFSSLPCSTSLTFYCSKNTGEPTFNDSRLSWHEARQYCQQRSLDLATYNPQHMYKVPGWIGLYRVGGDHWNWSQGHSEDINWNKNEPLVKDCASYDPTKKKSYSRQCSEKLPFFCVDDGLLLVKKRMTWEEALDYCENLTMPCMDEQEPCMYRYKLLSLTSEADFDVVRHRIQTAGTSEVFVGLRFLAGTWWWMNGDAADSENLPECPTKGWDCGIISKNSTDNWLTGSCMQKRNFVCLKRTVAVEEDD